One Pseudomonadales bacterium genomic region harbors:
- a CDS encoding sulfotransferase gives MAFDHQAHGMAQPLIHIGFPKAMSSWLQKFLFKPEQGFINILDSLRTTISVIDPSPFVFDESACHTFIDETLRTTPNHQALVPVCSAEALIGNYYCGGFNAKQNADRLKILFPQAKILFIVREQRSLMRSLYKTMVLWGMPHSIKRLLNPKDTSLVPQFNTDFFCFDLATAYYQELYGKDNVLVLPYEAFAENPQAFVTQILTHANCAPTPNFNKLPWKKQLNKNQPLINIYWQRIKNCLLSTPFNYIGPLASTEERTQQSIKNSKQNPFPNFTQTWFEDDFHQTVASAFKGKFSASNARLQALTGLQLEKHGYEIVEKSAEIK, from the coding sequence ATGGCTTTTGACCACCAAGCACACGGCATGGCACAGCCACTGATCCATATTGGCTTCCCCAAAGCGATGTCCTCATGGCTGCAAAAATTTTTGTTCAAACCCGAACAGGGGTTTATCAATATTCTTGATTCTCTGCGCACGACAATCAGCGTCATCGACCCCAGCCCTTTTGTATTTGACGAAAGCGCATGTCACACATTTATCGATGAAACGCTGCGCACTACACCGAATCATCAAGCACTTGTTCCTGTGTGCAGCGCCGAGGCACTGATTGGCAATTACTACTGCGGCGGCTTCAATGCCAAACAAAATGCAGATCGCTTAAAAATTTTATTCCCGCAAGCAAAAATTCTTTTTATTGTGCGCGAACAACGCAGCTTGATGCGCTCACTTTACAAAACCATGGTGTTATGGGGTATGCCGCACAGCATCAAACGCCTGCTCAATCCTAAAGATACTTCGCTTGTCCCACAATTCAATACTGATTTTTTTTGTTTTGATTTAGCCACTGCCTACTATCAAGAGCTGTATGGCAAAGACAATGTTCTCGTCCTTCCTTATGAAGCTTTTGCTGAAAACCCGCAGGCATTCGTGACACAAATCTTGACTCACGCAAACTGCGCGCCAACACCAAATTTCAACAAGCTACCGTGGAAAAAACAGCTCAACAAAAATCAACCACTTATCAATATTTACTGGCAGCGCATCAAGAACTGCCTGCTATCCACGCCTTTTAACTACATAGGACCGCTTGCATCAACGGAAGAACGCACTCAGCAAAGCATCAAAAACAGCAAGCAGAACCCTTTCCCCAACTTTACACAAACATGGTTTGAAGATGACTTCCATCAAACCGTCGCCTCTGCATTTAAGGGAAAATTCTCGGCAAGCAATGCACGCCTACAAGCACTGACGGGGCTGCAACTGGAGAAGCACGGCTACGAAATTGTAGAAAAATCGGCAGAGATCAAGTGA
- a CDS encoding class I SAM-dependent methyltransferase: protein MQPFLPPSLRNFSADYMAFSTWVDHLPFGYDLVAALRPQMVVELGTQNGTSFFCLCQSMAENNIDGLCYAVDTWAGDEHTGAYDNATFEAVQKHARNRYASIAYLMRMLFNDALTHFSDESIDLLHIDGLHTYEAVSEDFCNWYPKVKPGGVIIFHDIQARMMDFGAWKFWEEIAPQYNTFTFKQGFGLGVLRKAGGTAPENDLLKMLFSNDQATHEQLRAFYAHAAKFHEYKRKITRQERLQQQKKLQQEEATKNNPTASSTGT from the coding sequence ATGCAGCCATTTCTTCCACCTTCATTGCGAAACTTTTCCGCTGATTACATGGCGTTTAGTACATGGGTTGATCATTTGCCTTTTGGTTACGACCTCGTTGCCGCGCTGCGCCCACAAATGGTTGTTGAATTAGGCACGCAAAATGGCACATCGTTTTTCTGTCTGTGCCAATCCATGGCTGAAAACAACATTGACGGCCTCTGCTACGCCGTTGACACATGGGCGGGAGATGAACACACCGGCGCGTACGACAATGCCACTTTTGAAGCCGTACAAAAACACGCGCGCAACCGTTATGCCTCCATCGCGTATTTAATGCGCATGCTGTTTAACGATGCGCTGACACATTTCAGTGATGAATCTATCGATCTATTACACATTGATGGCTTACACACTTACGAAGCTGTCTCTGAGGATTTCTGCAACTGGTATCCCAAAGTAAAACCGGGTGGCGTGATTATTTTTCACGACATTCAAGCACGCATGATGGATTTTGGCGCTTGGAAATTCTGGGAAGAAATCGCACCACAGTACAACACCTTCACCTTCAAACAAGGGTTTGGACTGGGTGTGCTACGCAAAGCAGGCGGCACAGCACCAGAAAATGATCTCCTAAAAATGTTATTCAGTAACGACCAAGCGACTCACGAACAATTACGCGCCTTTTATGCACACGCTGCTAAGTTTCATGAATACAAACGCAAAATTACACGCCAAGAACGCCTGCAACAGCAGAAGAAATTACAGCAAGAAGAAGCCACTAAAAATAACCCCACTGCTTCATCCACAGGAACATAA
- a CDS encoding glycosyltransferase — protein MIQKNSKPKISFIVVAYNMPRQAMNTLYSLSASYQRNIHEDDYEVIVVENASKNNLAEQEVYALGKNFRYFLRQESSQSPVGAINFGLSQATSSHICLMVDGARMLTPRVVEYALMGMRANHEALIAVPGYSLGWQDQHHNLDAQYDEKTEMALLEATHWQHNGYRLFDIATISGANPNGFMNPLMECNCVIAAKQHFDAIGGANPDFQLPGGGSINLHMFRQLGLHQANAHYFVMAGEGSFHQFHGGITTAQWQDLSEVLESHRKQLHSYWGDGFHSLRREPMLLGAIGSHAQRFLKFSSQKSKKRLGRLERHGQQPWPDDRKTNIPAMDY, from the coding sequence ATGATTCAAAAAAACAGCAAACCTAAAATCTCTTTTATTGTCGTGGCCTACAACATGCCGCGACAAGCGATGAATACGCTATACAGTTTGTCGGCAAGCTATCAACGCAACATCCATGAAGACGACTACGAAGTGATCGTTGTTGAAAACGCATCAAAAAACAATCTCGCCGAACAAGAAGTTTACGCGCTAGGAAAAAACTTTCGCTATTTTCTGCGCCAAGAAAGCAGTCAATCGCCAGTGGGCGCAATCAATTTTGGATTAAGCCAAGCAACAAGCAGCCATATTTGCCTGATGGTCGACGGCGCACGCATGCTTACGCCACGCGTGGTCGAATACGCACTGATGGGCATGCGCGCCAATCACGAAGCGTTGATTGCAGTGCCCGGCTACAGCTTGGGCTGGCAAGATCAACATCACAATCTCGATGCGCAGTACGACGAAAAAACAGAAATGGCACTGCTGGAAGCAACGCACTGGCAACACAATGGCTATCGCTTATTTGATATCGCCACCATCAGCGGCGCTAATCCCAACGGCTTTATGAACCCGCTGATGGAGTGCAACTGTGTTATCGCTGCCAAACAGCATTTTGATGCCATCGGCGGCGCCAATCCTGATTTTCAACTGCCGGGCGGCGGCTCCATCAATCTACACATGTTTCGTCAGTTGGGCTTACACCAAGCCAATGCTCACTATTTTGTGATGGCAGGTGAAGGATCCTTTCATCAATTTCATGGTGGCATTACCACTGCACAATGGCAGGATTTATCCGAGGTACTGGAAAGCCATCGCAAACAACTGCATAGTTACTGGGGCGATGGATTTCACTCACTGCGTCGCGAGCCAATGTTGTTAGGCGCGATTGGCAGTCACGCACAACGCTTTCTAAAATTTTCCAGCCAAAAATCCAAAAAAAGACTGGGGCGTTTAGAGCGACATGGGCAGCAACCGTGGCCCGATGACAGAAAAACCAACATACCAGCAATGGATTATTGA
- a CDS encoding glycosyltransferase translates to MNPKLSIIVVVYRMSRQAMNTLYSLSAQYQRNVCEADYEVLVMENLSDDSLHAESVTALGNNFRYFPRQETSVSPVYAINEGFHHAQAPFIGLIIDGARIVTPRIVEYALAVARTSANPLVAAPTFNLGPFLHYQNIDNQYDEETEKQLLAQTQWQKNGYRLFDICNLGEANPRGIFQPFMESNCYFTSKNNFAAIGYADTQFQYAGGGSLNLHMFRSIGMLEQCKHYWMMVGEGSFHQLHGGVTTSQQDTQNRDQALKQFREQLETLWGGRFPALEREPLLIGSANSHAQNFLHYSSVRGQIRYNRLHEKSRVFCQDDWNRTAFYYQRDSEDITKFDPR, encoded by the coding sequence ATGAATCCCAAGCTCTCCATCATCGTTGTCGTCTACCGCATGTCACGCCAAGCGATGAACACGCTGTACAGCTTGTCTGCGCAGTACCAACGCAATGTCTGTGAAGCTGATTACGAAGTATTGGTGATGGAAAACCTGTCTGATGATTCACTGCATGCTGAATCTGTCACCGCCCTAGGAAATAATTTCCGCTATTTTCCTCGACAGGAAACATCTGTCTCGCCCGTGTACGCGATCAACGAAGGCTTTCATCACGCCCAAGCACCATTCATTGGTTTGATCATTGATGGTGCACGCATCGTCACACCTCGAATCGTGGAATACGCACTCGCCGTTGCACGCACATCTGCCAATCCTTTAGTAGCTGCTCCGACTTTTAATCTCGGTCCTTTTCTGCATTATCAAAACATCGACAATCAATACGATGAAGAAACAGAAAAACAGCTATTGGCACAAACACAATGGCAAAAAAACGGTTATCGACTGTTTGATATTTGCAACTTAGGCGAAGCCAATCCGCGCGGTATCTTTCAACCATTCATGGAAAGCAACTGCTACTTCACTTCAAAAAACAATTTTGCTGCGATTGGTTATGCCGATACACAATTTCAATACGCAGGCGGCGGCTCACTCAACTTACATATGTTCCGCTCCATCGGCATGCTAGAGCAATGCAAACATTATTGGATGATGGTCGGCGAAGGCTCTTTTCATCAGTTGCATGGTGGTGTGACCACCTCGCAACAAGATACGCAGAACCGAGATCAAGCACTCAAGCAATTTCGAGAGCAGCTGGAAACCCTTTGGGGAGGGCGATTCCCCGCTCTGGAACGCGAACCACTGCTCATTGGCTCTGCCAATAGCCATGCGCAAAATTTTCTGCATTACAGCAGTGTGCGCGGGCAAATTCGCTACAACCGCCTGCATGAAAAAAGCCGCGTATTTTGCCAAGATGATTGGAATAGAACAGCGTTCTATTACCAAAGAGACTCCGAAGACATTACCAAGTTTGATCCACGATGA
- a CDS encoding SGNH/GDSL hydrolase family protein has translation MQKKIYSVFINTILFLAVSLLVYGAMEWAFPRVFTKIFPMNMATKFDEFDGVWPLFQSSKRSYLPKNYIALAGDSYAMGMGDAMYEPIPNAREPRFGSAHTIQDMTARDVITFGQPGSGSIRGAISNPISGLRYLHSAVDKNFPSPAWLLIYFYEGNDLTENWMYYEQTFLTNHTAVDYENPQVFDQYIQDVALGRQRLYLAANAVTWQKQLFFYRFARRIFAETMLGKKFYRGKYPNELGLIYIPQSRWVPRKVDQPINHALIGGKTVPLPNNLQGPSMDLSQEQLVQTVGTFAKSLAWSRAHFPDTQFAVVFVPSVLSSYQLVGDNVDAQNFFSDNSTQFKVAELEQRHQWIEKEIARVAKEQGVPFVNTTSDIRAAAQDETVHGPRDWNHFSRKGYEVLGQSVVRQLPSLKAEK, from the coding sequence ATGCAGAAAAAAATCTATTCCGTATTCATCAATACAATCTTATTTTTAGCGGTATCCCTATTGGTGTATGGCGCGATGGAATGGGCATTCCCTCGCGTATTTACGAAAATTTTTCCGATGAATATGGCAACCAAGTTTGATGAGTTTGACGGTGTGTGGCCGTTATTCCAAAGCTCAAAGCGTAGCTATCTCCCAAAAAACTACATTGCTCTGGCGGGTGACTCTTACGCGATGGGAATGGGGGATGCCATGTACGAGCCTATACCCAATGCGCGCGAGCCTCGTTTTGGTAGTGCTCACACAATCCAAGATATGACGGCGCGTGATGTCATCACTTTTGGTCAGCCAGGCTCGGGCAGTATTCGTGGTGCTATCAGTAACCCCATCAGCGGGCTGAGATATTTGCACAGCGCGGTTGATAAAAATTTTCCATCACCAGCGTGGCTATTGATTTATTTTTACGAAGGCAATGATTTGACAGAAAACTGGATGTATTACGAGCAAACTTTTCTGACAAACCATACAGCGGTAGATTATGAAAATCCCCAAGTGTTTGACCAGTATATTCAGGATGTCGCGCTAGGCCGCCAGCGCCTTTATTTGGCGGCCAATGCTGTCACATGGCAGAAGCAGTTGTTTTTCTACCGGTTTGCACGCCGCATATTCGCTGAAACAATGCTAGGAAAGAAATTTTACAGGGGGAAATACCCTAATGAGCTGGGTTTGATTTATATCCCGCAATCGAGATGGGTACCTCGCAAAGTGGATCAGCCAATCAACCATGCATTAATTGGCGGAAAAACAGTGCCTTTGCCCAATAATTTGCAGGGGCCTTCGATGGATTTATCACAAGAGCAGTTGGTGCAAACAGTCGGCACCTTTGCAAAATCATTGGCATGGAGTCGTGCACATTTTCCTGATACGCAATTTGCGGTTGTGTTTGTCCCATCGGTACTGTCGTCGTATCAATTGGTTGGCGATAATGTGGATGCACAAAATTTCTTTAGCGATAACAGCACTCAATTTAAGGTGGCTGAATTAGAGCAACGCCATCAGTGGATTGAAAAAGAAATTGCTCGCGTGGCAAAAGAGCAGGGTGTGCCTTTTGTGAATACGACAAGTGATATTCGGGCGGCTGCTCAGGATGAAACAGTTCATGGTCCACGCGATTGGAATCATTTCAGTCGCAAAGGATATGAGGTGCTAGGGCAATCAGTGGTGCGTCAATTGCCGTCGTTAAAAGCGGAAAAATAA